One window of Salegentibacter sp. Hel_I_6 genomic DNA carries:
- a CDS encoding FG-GAP-like repeat-containing protein, whose product MKVNYISILLILFSLFISCKDSKPREEESEGNTKIFRNVSADNSAIDFQNNLTENDSLNYFTYSYIYMGGGVATGDINNDGLPDLFFTGNQVPNKLYLNKGNLEFEDITESAGVAGDDRWYTGVTMADVNQDGYLDIYLSVAGKFGPKNNQLFINNGDGTFSEKAKKYGLDDPGNSVQATFFDYDGDGDLDVYIANYPPTRFDAPNFVYKYEMDNVTDLKTDHLLRNDGGKFTDVTSEAGVKSFGLTLSATVGDLNNDGWPDLYISNDFSSPDFMYVNNGDGTFREVVKDATSHTSFYGMGVDIADYNNDGLLDIYQVDMSAKKNRRKKANMASMNPELFWSTVDAGFHYQYMQNVLQTNTGVFNDGNPFFSDLSRIAGASSTDWSWGPLFADFDNDGYKDLFVTNGTRREINNNDYFNELKNVRMNEDNLLEKSLNIPSEKIDNFIFKNNGDLTFSIANEKWGISYEGFSNGVVYVDLDNDGDLEIVTNNIDDKASVFENLSSKINNYVQIKLEGQEKNRFGLGSRAYVTANGMQQMQELTLTRGFQSSVSPQLHFGLAKADIIEEIKVVWPDGKEEIRENVAANQLLSFKYENASEAAPKAINMKPEILFTTVSDTTYYPAHKHIENDYDDFKKEVLLPHRTSTFGPSIAVGDLNGDGKEDFIIGGAATYEAGIYFWTETGYEKQDIKAFETDKGYEDLDALIFDANGNGHNDIYVVSGGNEFAPNSEMLQDRLYINDGNGNFTRDLNALPVMRDSGSKVYKADFDKDGKEELLVLGRLVPGNYPSPANSYILRNNSKNGKVSFEDITQSVAPFLTSLGMATSAEIADIDNDGWDDIIIVGEWMPIKIFKNIKTGFKDISKQMGITDDTAGWWWSIKKGDFDNDGDQDFIVGNLGKNYKYTASDDETFDIYFNDFDGNNESDIVLSYYNEGKKYPLRGRECSSQQIPGLKEKFPDYESFSTATLEDVYTEEELENSLHYQVKSFASIYLENHDGKLKIHELPNIAQISSINQILIKDYDKDGHLDALIAGNLFWSEVETTRNDAGYGMFLKGNGAGEFHAISAVESGFFVPGDVKDMTILKDGEKEIIIVAKNDDYSQFIKVLSD is encoded by the coding sequence ATGAAAGTAAATTATATCTCAATTTTGTTAATCTTATTTTCCTTATTTATTTCCTGTAAAGATTCGAAACCTCGGGAAGAAGAATCTGAGGGAAACACTAAAATTTTCAGAAATGTTTCTGCGGATAATTCCGCAATCGATTTCCAAAATAATTTAACTGAAAATGACTCCCTAAATTACTTCACCTACTCCTACATCTATATGGGTGGTGGTGTTGCTACAGGTGATATCAACAATGACGGACTACCCGATCTCTTTTTCACCGGGAATCAGGTTCCCAACAAATTATACTTAAATAAAGGAAATCTTGAATTTGAAGATATAACCGAATCTGCCGGAGTAGCGGGCGATGATAGATGGTATACCGGAGTGACCATGGCCGATGTGAATCAGGATGGTTATCTAGATATTTACCTATCTGTAGCTGGTAAATTTGGCCCTAAAAACAATCAACTTTTCATTAATAATGGAGATGGAACGTTTAGCGAAAAGGCTAAAAAATATGGCCTTGATGATCCAGGTAATAGTGTTCAGGCCACATTCTTTGATTATGATGGAGATGGAGACCTTGATGTTTATATCGCTAACTATCCACCTACCCGGTTTGACGCACCAAATTTTGTCTACAAATATGAAATGGATAATGTTACTGATTTAAAAACTGATCATTTATTACGTAACGATGGAGGGAAGTTTACCGATGTCACAAGTGAAGCAGGTGTGAAAAGTTTTGGATTAACACTCTCGGCCACTGTTGGCGACTTAAATAATGATGGCTGGCCAGACCTATATATTTCAAACGATTTTAGCTCTCCAGATTTTATGTATGTAAATAATGGCGATGGTACTTTTAGGGAAGTAGTAAAAGATGCAACTTCTCACACTTCGTTTTATGGAATGGGTGTAGATATAGCCGATTATAATAACGATGGATTACTGGACATCTACCAGGTAGATATGTCGGCGAAAAAAAATAGGAGAAAGAAAGCCAATATGGCTAGTATGAATCCTGAATTATTTTGGAGCACAGTAGATGCAGGTTTTCATTATCAATATATGCAGAATGTCTTACAAACTAACACGGGAGTTTTTAATGATGGTAATCCGTTCTTTTCAGACCTTTCTCGCATTGCAGGTGCCTCTTCAACCGATTGGAGCTGGGGACCTCTTTTTGCCGACTTTGATAATGATGGGTACAAAGATCTTTTCGTTACTAATGGCACAAGAAGGGAAATTAACAATAACGATTATTTTAATGAGCTCAAAAATGTTAGAATGAACGAAGATAACCTCCTGGAGAAAAGCTTAAATATTCCCTCAGAAAAAATAGATAATTTCATCTTTAAGAATAACGGTGATCTCACTTTTAGTATCGCTAACGAAAAATGGGGAATTAGTTATGAAGGTTTTTCCAATGGTGTGGTTTACGTAGATTTAGATAACGATGGTGATCTGGAAATAGTTACTAATAATATAGACGATAAAGCATCGGTTTTTGAAAATTTAAGTTCAAAAATCAATAACTATGTCCAAATAAAACTTGAAGGTCAAGAGAAAAACAGGTTTGGCTTGGGTAGCAGAGCTTATGTAACTGCTAATGGCATGCAGCAAATGCAAGAACTCACCTTAACCCGGGGATTTCAATCATCTGTATCACCCCAACTTCATTTTGGGCTTGCGAAAGCTGATATTATTGAAGAAATAAAAGTTGTATGGCCAGATGGCAAAGAAGAAATAAGGGAAAATGTTGCGGCAAATCAGCTTTTAAGCTTTAAATATGAAAATGCTTCAGAAGCAGCGCCAAAAGCAATAAACATGAAACCAGAAATCTTATTTACCACAGTTTCAGACACTACTTACTATCCGGCTCATAAACATATTGAAAACGACTACGACGATTTTAAAAAGGAAGTACTTCTTCCACATCGCACCTCTACCTTTGGGCCAAGTATAGCCGTTGGAGATTTAAATGGTGATGGCAAAGAAGATTTTATTATTGGAGGGGCCGCAACTTATGAAGCAGGTATTTATTTTTGGACGGAAACCGGTTACGAAAAACAAGACATCAAAGCTTTTGAAACAGATAAAGGCTATGAAGATCTTGATGCCTTAATATTTGATGCAAATGGTAACGGCCACAATGATATCTATGTAGTAAGTGGTGGAAATGAATTTGCTCCAAATTCTGAAATGCTTCAGGATAGGTTATACATTAACGATGGTAATGGAAATTTCACCAGAGATTTAAATGCTCTCCCTGTAATGCGTGATAGTGGTTCAAAAGTCTATAAAGCAGATTTTGATAAAGATGGAAAAGAAGAGTTACTTGTGTTGGGTAGGCTTGTTCCTGGGAATTATCCAAGCCCGGCAAATAGTTATATTTTAAGAAACAACAGCAAAAATGGAAAGGTTTCTTTTGAAGATATAACTCAATCGGTTGCACCTTTTCTTACTTCTTTAGGTATGGCTACCAGTGCAGAAATTGCAGATATAGACAACGATGGCTGGGATGATATCATTATTGTAGGGGAATGGATGCCCATTAAAATTTTTAAGAATATTAAAACCGGGTTTAAAGACATTTCAAAACAAATGGGGATAACCGATGATACCGCAGGCTGGTGGTGGAGTATCAAAAAAGGTGATTTTGATAATGATGGCGATCAGGATTTTATTGTTGGAAACCTGGGGAAGAATTATAAATATACCGCCAGTGATGATGAAACTTTTGACATCTACTTTAATGATTTTGATGGAAATAATGAAAGTGATATCGTACTTAGCTATTATAACGAAGGTAAAAAATACCCATTAAGAGGAAGGGAATGTTCCTCCCAGCAAATCCCGGGATTAAAAGAAAAATTTCCAGATTACGAGTCTTTTTCTACTGCCACATTGGAAGATGTATATACCGAAGAAGAGCTGGAAAATTCACTTCATTACCAGGTAAAATCCTTTGCAAGTATTTATTTGGAAAACCACGACGGAAAATTAAAAATTCATGAATTACCCAATATTGCCCAAATATCTTCAATCAATCAAATTTTAATTAAAGATTATGACAAAGATGGTCATTTAGACGCTTTAATTGCCGGTAACTTATTTTGGAGCGAAGTAGAAACCACAAGGAACGATGCTGGCTATGGTATGTTTCTAAAAGGCAATGGCGCTGGTGAATTCCATGCTATTTCAGCAGTAGAAAGCGGGTTTTTCGTGCCAGGCGATGTAAAAGATATGACCATTCTCAAAGATGGTGAGAAAGAGATAATCATAGTCGCTAAAAATGATGACTATTCGCAGTTTATAAAAGTCTTATCGGACTAG
- a CDS encoding carboxypeptidase-like regulatory domain-containing protein, protein MRNNYLKRGLFLLTILCYGFTYAQQTVTGTVSDETGPVPGVNVLERGTSNGTTTDFDGNYSIEVNDDAVLVFSFIGYQTKEVSVNDQSVINVNMVTDSESLDDVIVVG, encoded by the coding sequence ATGAGAAACAATTACTTAAAAAGGGGATTGTTTTTGTTAACGATATTATGCTATGGCTTTACATATGCCCAGCAAACCGTTACAGGAACAGTAAGTGATGAAACCGGACCAGTGCCAGGGGTAAACGTATTGGAGCGTGGAACCTCAAATGGAACAACTACAGATTTTGACGGAAACTATTCAATAGAAGTAAATGATGATGCAGTTCTTGTGTTTAGCTTTATAGGTTATCAAACAAAAGAAGTTTCTGTAAACGATCAATCCGTTATTAATGTAAATATGGTTACCGATTCAGAGTCATTAGACGATGTTATAGTTGTAGGTTAA